A region of the Methanobrevibacter ruminantium M1 genome:
AAGATTGTGATTATGGATAAGAATCCGGGCAGAATTCAAGATGTTGTTGAAGTTCCTCTTGAAAGGCCTAGACAAAGGGAATCAAGAGAATTTTTAGACTTCCAGGATGAAATAGAAAAGCTGTTAGGTGTTTGGGAACCTTAGCTCAAGCTTTTTTGAGACCTTCGGTCTCAAAAAACCTTGACCAAAATTTTTATTTCGGTTGTTTCGAGTCAAGCTTTTAGTTTTGGCTGTTTTCAGATAGGCCTTTTGGTTTTGGAAAAAAAACTAGCTGAATTTTTATTAGAGCGTTTCCAACTTATCTTTTTTAATTTTATCAATTTTTTTTATTAGATTTTTTAATTGTTTGTATATTTGCGAATAATTCTTATTTTTAAAAAATGTGCCCAAATTTTTAAAAAATCTTTTTTAAGTTATTTATTTCTTTGTTAAAAAGAGTAATGAAAAGAACTAAAATGAATATTTAATCTAAAAGGCTATTTTAAAAAGTCAAGATTGCTGTTAAAATTAGGATTTAATGTGCCATACCTACCCTTCTTAACCGCTTCATAAATGAATTTGGTAGATCTTTCTATTGCAATCTCTAGATTGTTTTCATCCTTGCTGTCTTTGTCCTTTTCATTTAATATAATAAGATTTGCACATATTGCAGCAGAGAGACTGCATCCTGTGCCATGAAGATTATCTGTTTTGATTAGATTCTGCTTTAAAATGCTTAGCTCATCCTTTTGTTTATTGTAAATGACATTGTTTCCATCAAGATGGCCACCTGTAATCATTACATTGCAACATTCTCCAATCTTATATGCAGCTTCCTTTGCATCTTCTATTGATTTTATGCTGATTCCTGAAAGCTCTTCAGCCTCTTTAACATTTGGAGTAACAAGAAGTGCATTTTTCAAGAGATATTTCTTTAATGAATTTGCCATTTCCTTCTTTGCAAGTTGCCCACCTGAACTTGCCACCATCACTGGGTCAACAACTATGCGTAAATTTAATTCTTCGACCTTTTTACTTACAAGTTGGATGATTTCTTTTGAGTATAATAGGCCTGTCTTTGAGTATTTGATAGGATACTCATCAAATATGGAATCTATCTGCTGCCTAATATATGAGGTTTCTATAGCTTGCACAGAAAACACTTTTTTAGGATTTTGCGCAGTTAGTGCGGTGATTACTGAACAGGGGTGAACTCCATGTGCAGCCATTGTTTTCATATCTGTGCTTATTCCAGCTCCTCCTGAAGGGTCAAATCCAGCTATTGAAAGTCCTATCATAATATCATCTTTAAAAATAGTTTTTATAAAAAAATAGGTTTAATGATTTATTTTAAAATTTATTAAAATTTATTAAAATTTATTAAAATTATTAAAATTTATAAAAATTCAATTGTTTAATTTTTAATTTTGTCTAATCTCTAGTCACTTTAAGCCTTTCATGGTCATGGGAGGATTCTACCTTGATTCCAAGGGATTCTAAGTATTTTTTGGTTTCGGTTCCATTTCCATGAAGCATGATTTCTCCAAGATCCTCTGTGGTGTTTACATCCAAGGCCATATAGAATGAATCATGTACAATAGGAACTAGTTTTTTTCTTTTGGCCTCTTCGATATGTTTATTGAAGCTAAATCCTTCAAATTTCATGTCAATTGCCAATGGCTTTATGATAAGAGTATTGGTTCCTCCTCCCTTTGAAGGAACGATGATAAAATCAAAATTCTTTGCCTGGTCAATTAGGAGCTTTACATTGGTCTTTCCAATAAGTGGAATGTCAGATGGCAGGATTATCACTTTTCGGGTTTTCTTTCTTGACCATTTCATTGCCTGTTTTAAGGCCTTATTTAAAGGGTTGTCATCAGAGGAGTTAACAGCTTTGGATTTTTTATATTCCTCTTCAACAATTGTAGTAAGCTCCAATTCTTCTGCATATGCTAAAACTTCCTCATCTCTGCTGATGATAACGACCTTATCTACAATAGGCTTTAATGTATCTGTAATGTCTTTTAGCATGGCTTTTAAAAGATCCCTCCTTTCTTCAGGTGTTAGAAAAGGAGATAATCTTGTTTTAGCATTTGCAAATTGATTTACAGGAATTATTGCATAAAT
Encoded here:
- the cofC gene encoding 2-phospho-L-lactate guanylyltransferase, which codes for MDKIYAIIPVNQFANAKTRLSPFLTPEERRDLLKAMLKDITDTLKPIVDKVVIISRDEEVLAYAEELELTTIVEEEYKKSKAVNSSDDNPLNKALKQAMKWSRKKTRKVIILPSDIPLIGKTNVKLLIDQAKNFDFIIVPSKGGGTNTLIIKPLAIDMKFEGFSFNKHIEEAKRKKLVPIVHDSFYMALDVNTTEDLGEIMLHGNGTETKKYLESLGIKVESSHDHERLKVTRD
- the thiD gene encoding bifunctional hydroxymethylpyrimidine kinase/phosphomethylpyrimidine kinase, which gives rise to MIGLSIAGFDPSGGAGISTDMKTMAAHGVHPCSVITALTAQNPKKVFSVQAIETSYIRQQIDSIFDEYPIKYSKTGLLYSKEIIQLVSKKVEELNLRIVVDPVMVASSGGQLAKKEMANSLKKYLLKNALLVTPNVKEAEELSGISIKSIEDAKEAAYKIGECCNVMITGGHLDGNNVIYNKQKDELSILKQNLIKTDNLHGTGCSLSAAICANLIILNEKDKDSKDENNLEIAIERSTKFIYEAVKKGRYGTLNPNFNSNLDFLK